In Leuconostoc kimchii IMSNU 11154, the DNA window ACAGTAGTTAACCTTTCATCCTGAAAATCGATAGGTAAATTAAACTTGTCCTGAACCATCTTAGCGTAAAGACGTGAAGCTTCAGCACGCGGTCCTTCAGAATTATTCATATTTTTTGGTAAGCCAAGTACAACACCCTTGGCTTGTTTATCTTTAATAATCTCACCAAGACGTTCTAGACCAAACTCTTTTTCGTCTTCGTTGATTCGGATAATTTCAACGCCTTGTGCTGTCCATCCCATTGGATCACTCACAGCAACGCCAACTGTCCGGCTGCCAACATCTAATCCTAGTATTCGCATTATTTTTTTAAATAAGCGCGCACAAGTTCTTCAATAATCTCGTCACGTTCATGGCGTTTAATCAAATTTCTAGCATCGTTAAGACGCGGTATATAAGCAGGATCCCCAGACATCAAGTATCCCACTATTTGATTAATTGGATTGTAGCCCTTTTCTTCTAATGCTTTATAAACAATTTCTAATGTATCGTGAATATCTTTTGGCATTTGATTGCCAAAATCAAATATTGCTGTTTCATCTCCTACAGTCATCGTACACGCTCCTTTCTCTAAAAATTTCAAATTCAAATCAAGTATGACCTATTAACGACCATCATTAAGTTCATTTTACCTAATTATTATAACCATAACATCACAATTAAGTAAAGAAAATGACATTTTACCTTAAATTTCTGCTAAGAAATCAGCCACACTAGCGAACGCAGCATCAATACCAGCTGGATTTTTACCACCCGCTTGTGCCATATCAGGACGACCACCACCACCACCACCAACTTTTGGTGCAATAGCTTTAATAAGATCGCCAGCCTTGATACCAGCGGCATTTGCATCAGGTGATGCTGCCACAATGAGATTCACTTTACCATCGACATCAGCCGCCAAAACTAAGATATCAGATGGCTTAGTTTCTTTCCAATTATCAGCCACTTGTCTTAAACCGTCTATACCAGAAACTTGTAATTTAGCTGTAATGTATGAATGGTCATTAATCGTTTCAATATGAGTAAATACATCATCAGCTGCCGCGTTTGCTAACTGTTTTTCGAGTGATTCAATCATGCGTTGCGCTGCCTTGAGTTCTGTCTGTACATCCGCCACCTTTGTCGGTACCTCTGTCAGTTTTTGCGCCTTTACCGCATTGGCAATTTCTTTTAATGCTTTTTCTTCTGATTTATATAATGCCAAAGCTTGCAGTCCAGTCACAGCTTCAATACGGCGAATACCGGCTCCTATACCAGATTCAGAGACTATTTTGAACAAACCTAGTTCTGAAGTGGCATTAACATGTGTGCCGCCATCAAATTCCTTATTAAACTCACCAATGGAAACAACACGTACTAATTCGCCATACTTTTCACCGAAAACAGCAACCGCGCCCATTTTTTTAGCAGTTTCAATATCTGTTTCTAACCATGAAACCGGCAAATTTTTGGCAATTTCTGCATTGATTAGCGTATCAATTGCATCCAAATCAGCCTCACTAACTGGGCCTTCATGTGTAAAATCAAAACGCAAATACTTGGGCTCTACCAATGAGCCTGCCTGATGGATATCACCACCAATCACATTACGCAGTGCTTGATCAAGCATGTGCGTTGCCGTATGGTTTTTAGATACAGCCGTATGACGTGCCATATCAACACGAAGATTAACCTTATCACCTAATTTAAAATCAGACAAAACTTCTACTGTATGGATATGTTGACCATTTGGCGCGTTCTGAACATCTATAATTTTTCCAATTAACGTATTTTCATCATTTAAAACATCACCAAAATCAGCGACTTGACCGCCCATTTCAGCATAAAATGGTGTTGTATCAAATACTAACTGTAGTTGACTATTTGCTACTGCTGTCTGAAGTAACGCGTCAATTCCTGTCTCATTTTGACCAATAATAGCTACAACTTCTGCACCATCAACAGCTGTCTCTGACCAACCAACATATTTTGAAGGGACTTTAAGGTCCGTTAATACAGCATTTTGCACGCCCATTGACTTATCAGTTGACCGCGCTGCACGTGCACGTGTACGTTGTGCTTGCAAGGCCTCATTAAAACCAACGACGTCAACAGTCAAACCTGCATCAGAGGCTTGTTCTTGTGTGAGTTCTAGCGGAAAACCATAAGTATCAGATAATTTGAACGCGACAGCACCAGATAGTTGTGTCTTACCAGCCAATTTAACATCCGAAATGACATCGTTCAATAACGCAAGGCCACCCGTTAATGTTGCATTAAACCTTTTTTCTTCTGCAGCAATGGTTTTTTGAATTTTAGCCGTATTTTCCGAAATTTCCGGATAATAGCTTT includes these proteins:
- a CDS encoding IreB family regulatory phosphoprotein, with product MTVGDETAIFDFGNQMPKDIHDTLEIVYKALEEKGYNPINQIVGYLMSGDPAYIPRLNDARNLIKRHERDEIIEELVRAYLKK
- the alaS gene encoding alanine--tRNA ligase codes for the protein MKEFSSAEVRQMFLDFFASKGHEIVPSKNLIPQDDPTLLWINSGVATLKKYFDGSVIPNNPRITNAQKAIRTNDIENVGKTARHHTLFEMMGNFSIGDYFKDDVIPWAWELLTSPEWYGLDKELLYVTVYPKDQEAKKIWQEKTDISNDHIYEVEDNFWDIGEGPSGPDSEIFFDRGTSFQDLPDNDPEMYPGGENERYLEIWNIVFSQFNHLPGLTDNSQYPELPHKNIDTGMGLERLVSVFQNGRTNFDTDLFLPIIQATSELSNNFVYDSNKDSDSNTSFKVIADHIRAITFAIGDGALPSNEGRGYVIRRLLRRAVLHGQKLGIQGEFLTTLVPIVGEIMKSYYPEISENTAKIQKTIAAEEKRFNATLTGGLALLNDVISDVKLAGKTQLSGAVAFKLSDTYGFPLELTQEQASDAGLTVDVVGFNEALQAQRTRARAARSTDKSMGVQNAVLTDLKVPSKYVGWSETAVDGAEVVAIIGQNETGIDALLQTAVANSQLQLVFDTTPFYAEMGGQVADFGDVLNDENTLIGKIIDVQNAPNGQHIHTVEVLSDFKLGDKVNLRVDMARHTAVSKNHTATHMLDQALRNVIGGDIHQAGSLVEPKYLRFDFTHEGPVSEADLDAIDTLINAEIAKNLPVSWLETDIETAKKMGAVAVFGEKYGELVRVVSIGEFNKEFDGGTHVNATSELGLFKIVSESGIGAGIRRIEAVTGLQALALYKSEEKALKEIANAVKAQKLTEVPTKVADVQTELKAAQRMIESLEKQLANAAADDVFTHIETINDHSYITAKLQVSGIDGLRQVADNWKETKPSDILVLAADVDGKVNLIVAASPDANAAGIKAGDLIKAIAPKVGGGGGGRPDMAQAGGKNPAGIDAAFASVADFLAEI
- the ruvX gene encoding Holliday junction resolvase RuvX, encoding MRILGLDVGSRTVGVAVSDPMGWTAQGVEIIRINEDEKEFGLERLGEIIKDKQAKGVVLGLPKNMNNSEGPRAEASRLYAKMVQDKFNLPIDFQDERLTTVQAERMLIEEANISRKKRKQVIDKIAAEFILQNYLDANGKLTK